GGATGAAGAGTGCGGTGGGGAGAATTTAGAAAGAATTTTGACTTTTGACTTTTGACTTTTGACTTCTAGCCGATTGCTTTGTAGCAAGATACATAATCTTGGTACTATAAATGCTTGCAGCCAAGATCTAAACAAAATTTAAAGATATGACGAGCGATCGCATAGATGGTATTGCTCCCCACGGCGGACAATTAATTAACCGCATTGCCAACCACGCACAGCGTCTAGAATTCCTAGACAAGGCTGATTTTCTGCCTAGAGTCCAGTTAGACGAACGGGCAGTTTCCGATTTGCAAATGATTGCAATTGGTGCATTCAGTCCCTTGACTGGATTTATGGCACAAGCAGACTATCAGTCAGTCGTTGACAATATGCGCCTGAGTAACGGTCTACCTTGGTCAATTCCAATTACTCTCTCTGTCAGTGAAGAAGTTGCAGCACCACTGAAAGAAGGTAGTTTAGTCCGGTTAGACGATAAAAGCGATCGCTTTATTGGAGTTTTAGAACTATCACAAAAGTATCGTTATGACAAAATCCGTGAAGCAGTCAGCGTTTACCGCACCGATGACGAAGCACATCCAGGCGTAGCCGTTGTTTACAACCAAGGTGAAGTTAACCTAGCGGGTTCCATTTGGTTGTTACACCGCGATCCACACCCTTTATTTCCCGACTATCAAATCGATCCAGCCAAATCCCGCGAACTTTTTAGAGAAAAAGGTTGGCGCACAGTCGTTGGTTTTCAGACACGTAACCCCATCCACAGAGCGCACGAATATATTATCAAGTGCGCCCTCGAAATTGTTGATGGTTTATTCCTACACCCATTAGTAGGGGTAACAAAAAGTGATGATATCTCTGCCGAAGTGCGGATGCAGTGCTACAAACTCATGTTGGAATTTTACTTCCCTGAAAGCAGAGTTATTCTGGCAATCAATCCTGCTTCCATGCGCTATGCGGGTCCAAGGGAAGCAATTTTCCACGCTCTCATCCGCAAAAACTACGGCTGCACCCACTTTATAGTCGGACGCGATCATGCTGGAGTAGGAGACTACTACGGTACGTATGACGCTCAACATATTTTTGACGAGTTTGAGCCAAAAGAATTAGGAATTATGCCATTAAAATTTGAACACGCCTTCTACTGCAAGCGGACTCTGCAAATGGCAACTACCAAAACTAGCCCTTCTCGACCCGAAGAACGAATTCACCTATCGGGAACAAAAGTCAGGGAAATGTTGCGGCGCGGTGAACTGCCACCACCAGAATTCTCCCGACCAGAAGTTGCAGCAGAACTAGCTAAAGCCATGAATATTACCCAATATGAGATTTAATTGGTCATTTGTGAGTGGTTGGTGGCTAGTGGCTGGTGACTAGTTGGATTGACACATGACGTTAGCCGAACTCGCTCCTCTGCCTAAAAGCATCTAACAAGCAGAATTTTGAACTAACCTTGTGTGTCATTACAGCTAGTAGCTAGTAGTAGAATTCTTCATCTAGTCACCAGTCACCAGTCACTCTCTTGCTGATAACTGATAACTGACTCCCTAGTTTATTGATAGGCTGGTAGCTGGTGAGACCAGTAGTAGCTGATAGCTAAAATGAAGCGGCGAGATTTTCTGAGACGATTAGCTCAAGCGATCGCAACATTGGGTGTGGTTGATGCTGGGTGGCTGCGAATAGGCGATCGCTATGCCCATGCACTCGCCCAGCCAACGGGACGGAAATTAGCTCTCTTAGTAGGGATTAACCAATATCCCGCTACTTTGTCTTTGGGTGGTTGCCTGACAGATGTGGCACTACAAAGAGAACTGCTCGTTCACCGATTTGGGTTCAATCCAGCTGATATTCTTACCCTTACCGATCGACAAGCCACTCGAAAACAAGTTGAAGCTGCTTTCCTAGAACATCTCACGCAGCAAGCCAAAACTGGGGATACCGTTGTTTTTCACTTTAGCGGCTACGGGCGGCGGGTTTTGAATTCAAAATTCGGAATTCGGAATTCGGAATTCGAGACAACCAACAATCAATTTCCTATCAATAGTTTAGTTTGCGCTGATGGTGAAGATCTTCTAGATGAGACTTTATGGCTGCTGTTGCGATCGCTGCCGACTAGACAAATTGCAACTTTTCTCGATACGAGTTTTGGCACTCCTGTTAAGATTCTTCCAGCTAACTTGCGCGTGCGCTCTTTTCCGCAAACGCTTCCAGGACAAGTAAGCGCAGCCGAACTGGCTTTTCAACAACAGCTTCAGCAAGACTTCCTTTGTCAAGGCGTTTTAGATCGGATTATTTGCGGCAGTATAGATGCTTCAATTAAACCTACACCGACTGCCAATATTCCTGGTGTTGCGATCGCCGCAGCTAGTCCTACCCAAAGTGCTATTGAGACAGCTTGGAATGGTTTTAGCGCTGGACTGTTTACCTATGCCTTAACTCAACACCTCTGGGAAGCAACTCCAGCGACAACAGTACAAGTCAGTCTCAGCCGTGTCAGTGGCACAGTAGAGCAATTAGTAGGTAACGAGCAGCAGCCACAAATCAACAGTCAAAAAAATCATCAGTCCACTCTCACTGACTACCTCAGTCAGGAACCTAGCATAAGTGCTGATGGTGTTGTCATGGCTGTAGAAGAAGACAAAAAGAGCGCTCAGTTATGGCTGGCAGGACTACCACCTACAGTCCTTGCCTACTACGAGGCTGGCTCTAAATTAAATTTGGTTTCTTTGGACAAGGGGGATAAGAGAGAGGGGGGAGACAAGGAAAACGCCTCACTCCCCACTCCTCGCTCCTCACCCCTTCAATTACAAGTGCGATCGCGAAATGGGTTAACTGCAAAAGCTCAAGTCGTGCGTGCTTCTGGCAATGATTCTCCGCAAGTCGGACAGTTAGTACAAGAAGCCGTCAGAGTTTTACCCCGTAATATTCGCTTGATTATTGCTCTCGATCCGAGCCTAGAACGGATCGAACGGGTAGATGCTACCAGTGCATTTGCTGCTATGCCTTTCGTGTCCCTTGCTACGACGAGCGAACAATTAGCAGATTATGTATTTGGTTTAGTTCCTCCGCCAAAATCGGCAGAAACACCAATTGTCGCAAATGCGGGTTCGCCTGCATCTCGCTACGGTTTATTTACACTCGATCGCCAACCGATCCCCAATACAACTGGAGAATTTGGCGAAGCGGTAAAAGTTGCCGTGCAACGGTTGTCACCTAAGCTACAAACTCTATTAGCAGCTAAAATTTGGCGGCTGACAACCAACGACGGTTCTTCTCACCTCAACGTCAAAGCAACTTTGGAAATGCTCGATCCCGAAAACAGAGTGTTAATGCAACGGGAAACCCTGCGATCGCCACAAGAAGAAACACCGACTCCGATCGGAAAACTCAAAAAACAACTTCCGACTTCCCCCGATACCATTCCTGCTATACCAATCGGTAGCCACATTCAATATCGAGTCCAGAATAACGGCGATCGCCCGGTGCATTTACTCTTACTGGGCTTAGATAGCAGCAAAAGCGCGGTCGCCCTTTACTCTTCTCAATTACCTACCGATAATAACGAGTCTAATTCTAAGCCAATTCTTAAGGATATAGAGATTGCGCCAGGAGAGACGGCGACCGTACCGCAATCCACAGCTAATTTTACCTGGACGATTCACAAACCATCTGGGTTGGCAGAGCATCAACTGATTTTTAGTAGTGCCAGCTTTACGCAAACCTTAGCAGTCTTGGCAAATACCGATCGGGATCTCGACGAGCCAGAATACATTGGAGTTTTATCCAATCCCCTAGAAGTGATTCAAGCTGTCATGAAAGATTTACAGGATGCCAGTGCGATCGCCCCTCCACGCATTACTGCTAGCGCCAGCAATGACGCTGTTAGCCCTTCTTCAGATACTTACGCTCTTGATGTCAACGACTGGGCAAGTCTGAGCTTTGTTTACCAAGTCGTATGAGTAGAAACGCGATCGCTTTTCTACACAAAATATGTCTCCCAGGTGGCTACTAACTGCTGAGCTGCATCCGTACCTTCAGCCGGAAACTCCTCTAAAAATTCTTTATCCGTACTGGAGTTGTAGGGTCCTTCTTTCAGTTCCAAAATTATCGTATCTGGAGCTAGAGCAACTGCTGTATGGTAAGTTGCTTCAGGAAGTTCGAGTCCCCACACTGCACCACCAGCACTAACAAGTTCTGTCGTGACGATCTCACCTCGATCGTTCATAACTAACATTCCTAGCGCACCTTGGCAAACTAGAAAGAACTCAAACCCGTTTATCCCACCATCGCGACAGTGACGGTGCGGACGAACATAAGTACCAGGTTGGAGAATATTTACGAAGCGCTGTACTTTTTCCGATCCATCATGAAAGCTATAAGTCTGGCGCAAGCGCGGACTTTGACGCGCTTGAGTAGCAATTCGCTCGATTAACTCCCGATCCAAGCGCTTGATAGGTAAAGTCTGCATTTCAATCTCCTGCGATCGCCCTTACTGCACGTTCTCTAGAAATTTACCTAGATGCATTACCCATAGTCAAATGCTCGTGTGAGATTAGCTTCTACAGATGGGAATACTGGAGGTAAGCAATTAGCAGCGATCGGCTATTCTATCCCTTACCCCTCAGCTCCCTAGAAATGAATGAGACAACAGTACAAAACTTTATCCAACTGATTTCTGCACGTACGGGTTTGCAAGTTCGCCCGCAAGATCGCCAGGAGCTTTGTAAAAAACTAGAGACACGGATGAAGGTTTTGAAACTGGATGCTCCAGAAAAGTACTATCAACTATTACTAAGATCGACTGAACAATCGAAGCTGGAAGCGATCGACTCCAGTAGCGAAAGAGAATGGCAAGAGCTACTCGGTTTATTAACAGTTGGCGAAACTTATTTTTTTCGCGACCAAGGACATTTTAAGCTACTCAAGCATCAAATTTTACCTGAGTTGATCGAGAGTAAAAGAAAGGCTTGTCTTCATTCTTTAACACAAAAGCCAAGTCTGAGAATTTGGAGTGCGGGATGCTCCAGCGGTCAAGAACCTTATTCTATTGCAATTTTAGTCAAAGAACTCATTCCCGATCTCAGCGACTGGGAAGTTTTTATATTTGGAACCGATATTAATTTAGAAGCAATTGAAAAAGCCCAACGAGGCATTTACGAACCTTGGTCTTTTCGTCAAGTAGATCCTCAGATTCAGAAGCACTATTTTCAGCAGCGCAAGCTTGGTTGGGAACTCGATCCAAAAATTCGCCGTATGGTGAAATTTCGGTGTAGTAATTTGTTACAAGACTCCTTTCCTAGTTCAACTCTCAATATCCACGATATGGATATTATTATTTGCCGTAATGTCTTTATTTATTTTAGTTTTGATGCGATCGCTACCGTCATCGAGAAGTTTTATCATACTCTCAGACCTTATGGATATTTAATTGTCGGTCATACAGAGCTTTCAGGGCAAAACCTCAATAAATTTCAATTGAAGGCTTTTACAGAATCTATAGTCTATCAACGACAAAACACATCAACCGAAGCGAAAAATATACCCGATTCCGCCTCCATTAAAAGCTTAAATAAACAAGCAGAAATCACCGAAACTCTTCGTAAACCTATATATTATCAGCCAATAGAATTCAAACTCAGTTATCCTAAAAATGACGTTCTAAAACCGAAGTCAATACCACCGCGATCGCCTGTTGCCTTACCTGCGATCGTCTCTCAATTTACTTCCGATCTTGCCACAGCAGAAACCCTCTTTCAAGCAGGAGAATATAGCAGAGCTATCCAAGCAGCTCAAACACTGATTCACCAACATCCTCAATCTTTTGATGCTTATTATTTAATTGCTCAATCCTGGGCAAATCTCGGTAATTACGAACGCGCAACTCACTACTGTCAGCAAGCCACACAGCTCGATAATTTATCTGAAAAACCTTATTTTCTATTAGCTCGAATCGCTGAAGAGCAAGAAGATTTAGAACAAGCAAAAATATTCTTGAAAAAGATTATTTATCTTACTCCTGAATCTATAGCAGCCTATCTAGAATTAGGTTCGCTTTATGAAAAAGTAGGCGATCGCCAGCGAGCCAACAAAATGCTAGCTACAGCCTTAGAACTTCTGAAAAAACTATCTCCCACAAGTGCGATCGAACCTTACGAGCGAGTTTTAGCAAGTGAACTAATTACTAAAATTAAACAGACTTTAGCAATATAATACAACCTACAACGCAAAGGCGAGCATAAAGGCGATCGCTTTTAGAACGTAGGAGCAACAGATAATGAGGGAAAACTGGCTAATCTTAGCTACTGGTGGCTTATTTTCTGGTATTCTTGCCGGATTATTAGGTATCGGTGGTGGTACTGTTCTCGTTCCCTTACTAGTTACTCTAGGTTACGCACCCATACAAGCAGTTGCTACGAGCAGCTTGGCAATTTTAGTCACTTCTATTTCTGGTAGCATCCAAAACTGGCGCATGGGTTACTTTAACTGGAAGCGGGTGAGCTTGCTAGGATTTCCTGCAGTTGTAACTTCACAAATTGGCGTGTATGTGGCTAGTCGCATTCAACCATACATCCTGCTACTGGCTTTTGGTATTTTATTACTCATCAATATTTATTTAGTTAACTTGCGCCAGCACCTCACGACTAAACAGACTTCGACAGAGACGCAATTTAATCCTTTACTCGCTCGACTTTTCACCGGAGGAGCAGCAGGTATTCTTGCTGGATTATTTGGTGTAGGTGGAGGAGTGATTATGGTTCCGCTTCAGATGTTACTTTTAAAAGAAGAAATAAAAGTTGCAATTCAGACGAGTTTGGGTGTAATTGTAATTACAGCTATCTCTGCAACTGTCGGTCATACCGTAACAGGTAACGTATTATTTATACCAGGTTTATTATTAGGTTGTGGTGGTTTGTTAGGGGCGCAAATTAGTACTCGTGTTTTACCCAAACTACCAGATCGGACAGTTAGTTTTGTTTTTCGTCTATTCTTGGGCATATTATCAATCTACGTTTTTTGGCAGGCTTGGCAATCTTATTCTGCTATAGCAATGCTAAATCTATTCACGAACAATATAGCAATC
This window of the Chroococcidiopsis thermalis PCC 7203 genome carries:
- a CDS encoding WbuC family cupin fold metalloprotein, whose protein sequence is MQTLPIKRLDRELIERIATQARQSPRLRQTYSFHDGSEKVQRFVNILQPGTYVRPHRHCRDGGINGFEFFLVCQGALGMLVMNDRGEIVTTELVSAGGAVWGLELPEATYHTAVALAPDTIILELKEGPYNSSTDKEFLEEFPAEGTDAAQQLVATWETYFV
- a CDS encoding sulfite exporter TauE/SafE family protein — protein: MRENWLILATGGLFSGILAGLLGIGGGTVLVPLLVTLGYAPIQAVATSSLAILVTSISGSIQNWRMGYFNWKRVSLLGFPAVVTSQIGVYVASRIQPYILLLAFGILLLINIYLVNLRQHLTTKQTSTETQFNPLLARLFTGGAAGILAGLFGVGGGVIMVPLQMLLLKEEIKVAIQTSLGVIVITAISATVGHTVTGNVLFIPGLLLGCGGLLGAQISTRVLPKLPDRTVSFVFRLFLGILSIYVFWQAWQSYSAIAMLNLFTNNIAIRIDL
- the sat gene encoding sulfate adenylyltransferase → MTSDRIDGIAPHGGQLINRIANHAQRLEFLDKADFLPRVQLDERAVSDLQMIAIGAFSPLTGFMAQADYQSVVDNMRLSNGLPWSIPITLSVSEEVAAPLKEGSLVRLDDKSDRFIGVLELSQKYRYDKIREAVSVYRTDDEAHPGVAVVYNQGEVNLAGSIWLLHRDPHPLFPDYQIDPAKSRELFREKGWRTVVGFQTRNPIHRAHEYIIKCALEIVDGLFLHPLVGVTKSDDISAEVRMQCYKLMLEFYFPESRVILAINPASMRYAGPREAIFHALIRKNYGCTHFIVGRDHAGVGDYYGTYDAQHIFDEFEPKELGIMPLKFEHAFYCKRTLQMATTKTSPSRPEERIHLSGTKVREMLRRGELPPPEFSRPEVAAELAKAMNITQYEI
- a CDS encoding CheR family methyltransferase, whose amino-acid sequence is MNETTVQNFIQLISARTGLQVRPQDRQELCKKLETRMKVLKLDAPEKYYQLLLRSTEQSKLEAIDSSSEREWQELLGLLTVGETYFFRDQGHFKLLKHQILPELIESKRKACLHSLTQKPSLRIWSAGCSSGQEPYSIAILVKELIPDLSDWEVFIFGTDINLEAIEKAQRGIYEPWSFRQVDPQIQKHYFQQRKLGWELDPKIRRMVKFRCSNLLQDSFPSSTLNIHDMDIIICRNVFIYFSFDAIATVIEKFYHTLRPYGYLIVGHTELSGQNLNKFQLKAFTESIVYQRQNTSTEAKNIPDSASIKSLNKQAEITETLRKPIYYQPIEFKLSYPKNDVLKPKSIPPRSPVALPAIVSQFTSDLATAETLFQAGEYSRAIQAAQTLIHQHPQSFDAYYLIAQSWANLGNYERATHYCQQATQLDNLSEKPYFLLARIAEEQEDLEQAKIFLKKIIYLTPESIAAYLELGSLYEKVGDRQRANKMLATALELLKKLSPTSAIEPYERVLASELITKIKQTLAI
- a CDS encoding caspase family protein, with translation MKRRDFLRRLAQAIATLGVVDAGWLRIGDRYAHALAQPTGRKLALLVGINQYPATLSLGGCLTDVALQRELLVHRFGFNPADILTLTDRQATRKQVEAAFLEHLTQQAKTGDTVVFHFSGYGRRVLNSKFGIRNSEFETTNNQFPINSLVCADGEDLLDETLWLLLRSLPTRQIATFLDTSFGTPVKILPANLRVRSFPQTLPGQVSAAELAFQQQLQQDFLCQGVLDRIICGSIDASIKPTPTANIPGVAIAAASPTQSAIETAWNGFSAGLFTYALTQHLWEATPATTVQVSLSRVSGTVEQLVGNEQQPQINSQKNHQSTLTDYLSQEPSISADGVVMAVEEDKKSAQLWLAGLPPTVLAYYEAGSKLNLVSLDKGDKREGGDKENASLPTPRSSPLQLQVRSRNGLTAKAQVVRASGNDSPQVGQLVQEAVRVLPRNIRLIIALDPSLERIERVDATSAFAAMPFVSLATTSEQLADYVFGLVPPPKSAETPIVANAGSPASRYGLFTLDRQPIPNTTGEFGEAVKVAVQRLSPKLQTLLAAKIWRLTTNDGSSHLNVKATLEMLDPENRVLMQRETLRSPQEETPTPIGKLKKQLPTSPDTIPAIPIGSHIQYRVQNNGDRPVHLLLLGLDSSKSAVALYSSQLPTDNNESNSKPILKDIEIAPGETATVPQSTANFTWTIHKPSGLAEHQLIFSSASFTQTLAVLANTDRDLDEPEYIGVLSNPLEVIQAVMKDLQDASAIAPPRITASASNDAVSPSSDTYALDVNDWASLSFVYQVV